A region from the Gossypium hirsutum isolate 1008001.06 chromosome A08, Gossypium_hirsutum_v2.1, whole genome shotgun sequence genome encodes:
- the LOC107929681 gene encoding nitrile-specifier protein 5 — protein sequence MAEVKGKWVKLNQNGTGPGARSSHAITIVGQKAYVFGGEFTPRVPVDNKLYVFDLNNLTWSVADVTGDVPPPRVGVTMATVGETIYVFGGRDSAHKELDELYSFDTCTNKWVLLSNGDSGPAHRSYHSMTADDRHVYVFGGCGVSGRLNDLWAYDVSCQKWIKYPTPGDSCKGRGGPGLAVVQGKIWVVYGFSGVEMDDVHCFDPVQGQWSQVETSGEKPTARSVFSIVGIGKCIIIYGGEVDPSDLGHLGAGKFSGEVYCLDTDTLGWKKWEDERGLETHPGPRGWCAFSSGVRDGQLGLLVYGGNSPSNDRLDDIFIFTPSVA from the exons ATGGCTGAGGTTAAAGGGAAATGGGTCAAG CTTAACCAGAATGGAACTGGTCCTGGAGCCAGAAGCTCACACGCCATAACCATTGTGGGACAAAAGGCGTATGTCTTTGGAGGTGAGTTCACCCCAAGAGTCCCGGTTGACAACAAGCTCTATGTATTTGATCTCAATAACTTAACATGGTCTGTTGCCGATGTAACTGGTGATGTGCCGCCTCCACGTGTTGGTGTCACAATGGCCACTGTTGGTGAAACCATCTATGTATTTGGTGGTAGGGATTCTGCACACAAGGAGCTTGATGAGTTATATTCTTTTGATACTTGTACAAACAAGTGGGTCTTACTTTCTAACGGTGACAGTGGCCCGGCTCATCGGAGCTACCACTCCATGACAGCTGATGACCGACATGTTTATGTCTTTGGAGGGTGCGGTGTTTCTGGCCGGCTTAACGATCTATGGGCTTACGATGTTTCTTGCCAAAAATGGATCAAATATCCAACCCCCGGAGATAGTTGCAAGGGAAGAGGTGGCCCAGGATTGGCTGTCGTCCAAGGGAAAATATGGGTGGTTTATGGCTTCTCTGGAGTGGAAATGGATGATGTGCATTGCTTTGATCCAGTACAAGGACAATGGTCCCAAGTCGAGACAAGTGGGGAGAAACCAACGGCCCGAAGTGTATTTTCTATAGTTGGGATTGGCAAATGCATAATCATATACGGCGGGGAAGTGGATCCTAGTGATTTAGGTCACCTTGGTGCTGGGAAATTTTCTGGAGAGGTATACTGTTTGGACACAGACACATTGGGGTGGAAAAAGTGGGAGGATGAGCGGGGTTTAGAAACTCATCCCGGGCCTCGTGGATGGTGTGCTTTTTCCAGCGGCGTAAGGGATGGCCAACTTGGGCTTCTGGTTTACGGTGGCAACTCCCCTAGCAATGATAGGCTTGATGACATTTTCATTTTTACGCCATCTGTAGCATAG